A part of Sinorhizobium chiapasense genomic DNA contains:
- a CDS encoding BTAD domain-containing putative transcriptional regulator: protein MRIRLLGEFTVVSPSDKPVRFTTRKTALVFATLVLAGRRGVRRALLADGFWPGRGEAQARNSLRQALVDIRRAFPAGNGAAIEIEADLETVGLAAGPGEADLWVFDHLIEQGGIGNLAAAAELYRGDLLSEISIPDELEQWFQPHRSNYRQKALQLVDRLSRELKANGGTAEVQACERLAERLLASEPAAEEAHRAMIRICQHRGKANAAMRQYLLCREALQRELGVEPEAATRALIETPSEVPPATPIAPMKNDTPAPVPREREQPSVVVMPFDNLSSEEDDYFVDGVVEEITAALSRVRDFFVIARQSAFTYKGRFIDVREVGAELGVSYVVEGTVRRGGDRLRISVQLVDAESRKQLWSDRYEGASADLFEFQDRIAAQVAGAIHPAVRHAEIESATRKPPANLRAYDLVMRAFPKLWGQNAVAIAEAMATLGEALQLDPKYGRAHALLAWCHALNITYLWSPDQASELRATFEAVDRASGLIDDDPTALTACGAAASLAGDQQRASAFIESALALDPNNAWAWTRYGWVGIYQDQAVEAQERFERAMRLSPLDPFVFNMRMGLGAAYALAGRFSEAAAIARDVVTRHTNVTWAYRQLAAWAAMNDDLKTAHWAAERFLAIQPDYTIAKYVALPSLRDVSRFRETMAAGMKKAGLPEN, encoded by the coding sequence ATGCGCATTCGATTGCTGGGGGAGTTCACCGTCGTTTCGCCGTCGGACAAACCGGTCAGGTTCACGACGCGCAAGACCGCGCTCGTTTTTGCCACCCTGGTGTTGGCGGGGCGTCGCGGCGTGCGCAGGGCCTTGCTCGCCGATGGCTTCTGGCCGGGCCGTGGCGAGGCGCAGGCGCGCAACAGCCTGCGCCAAGCGCTCGTCGATATCCGGCGCGCTTTCCCGGCCGGTAACGGCGCAGCGATCGAGATCGAGGCCGACCTTGAGACCGTCGGACTTGCCGCCGGCCCCGGCGAGGCCGACCTTTGGGTCTTCGATCACCTGATCGAGCAGGGCGGGATCGGTAACCTTGCGGCGGCGGCCGAGCTTTATCGTGGCGACCTCCTCTCTGAGATCTCGATTCCCGACGAGCTCGAACAATGGTTCCAACCGCACCGCAGCAACTATCGGCAAAAGGCGTTGCAACTCGTCGATCGGTTAAGCCGCGAGCTGAAGGCCAACGGCGGCACGGCGGAAGTGCAGGCCTGCGAGCGGCTGGCGGAGCGGCTGCTGGCTTCCGAGCCCGCCGCCGAGGAAGCGCACCGCGCCATGATTCGGATCTGCCAGCATCGCGGGAAGGCGAATGCTGCCATGCGGCAATATCTCCTCTGTCGCGAGGCGCTTCAGCGCGAACTCGGCGTCGAACCGGAGGCGGCAACGCGGGCGCTGATCGAAACACCCTCCGAGGTGCCGCCAGCGACACCCATCGCGCCCATGAAAAATGACACCCCCGCCCCGGTGCCGCGCGAGAGGGAGCAGCCCTCCGTCGTCGTCATGCCGTTCGACAATCTGAGCAGCGAGGAGGACGACTATTTCGTCGATGGCGTCGTCGAGGAGATCACCGCGGCGCTGTCGCGCGTTCGCGATTTCTTCGTCATCGCCCGCCAGTCGGCCTTCACCTACAAGGGTCGTTTCATCGATGTCCGCGAAGTGGGAGCCGAGCTCGGGGTCTCCTATGTGGTCGAGGGCACCGTTCGTCGTGGTGGCGATCGTCTGCGCATCTCCGTGCAACTGGTCGATGCCGAGTCGCGCAAGCAATTGTGGTCGGATCGCTACGAGGGGGCGAGCGCGGACCTGTTCGAGTTCCAGGACCGGATCGCGGCTCAGGTCGCCGGCGCCATCCATCCGGCCGTCCGCCACGCGGAGATCGAATCCGCGACGCGCAAGCCGCCCGCAAATCTCAGGGCCTACGACCTGGTCATGCGCGCCTTTCCAAAACTCTGGGGGCAAAATGCCGTCGCCATCGCCGAGGCTATGGCGACGCTCGGGGAGGCGCTGCAACTCGATCCGAAATATGGTCGGGCGCACGCGCTGCTTGCCTGGTGCCACGCGCTGAACATCACCTATCTCTGGTCGCCCGACCAGGCCTCCGAACTGCGGGCCACGTTCGAGGCCGTAGATCGGGCATCCGGCCTGATAGACGACGACCCGACGGCGCTGACCGCTTGTGGGGCAGCTGCCAGTCTTGCCGGCGATCAGCAAAGAGCATCCGCGTTCATCGAGAGCGCATTGGCGCTCGATCCGAACAATGCCTGGGCCTGGACCCGTTACGGCTGGGTCGGGATCTATCAGGACCAGGCGGTCGAGGCACAGGAACGGTTCGAGCGGGCGATGCGGCTGAGCCCGCTCGATCCCTTCGTGTTCAATATGCGGATGGGGCTCGGGGCTGCCTACGCGCTCGCCGGCCGGTTTTCGGAAGCGGCCGCGATCGCCCGGGACGTGGTCACACGCCATACGAACGTCACCTGGGCCTATCGTCAATTGGCGGCCTGGGCAGCCATGAACGACGACCTGAAGACCGCCCATTGGGCGGCCGAGCGATTTCTCGCCATTCAGCCCGACTACACGATCGCCAAATATGTCGCGCTTCCCTCGCTGCGTGACGTCAGCCGTTTCCGCGAGACGATGGCGGCTGGCATGAAGAAGGCGGGCCTGCCGGAGAATTAG